Proteins encoded in a region of the Pseudomonas syringae KCTC 12500 genome:
- a CDS encoding ROK family transcriptional regulator, giving the protein MPLDLDTPLHSHQPLSLNERKLLDILRRRGAITRATVSTEMDLAQQSVHRLIEELISRGLLRSGERVKNGRGQPSPRIELVNEAVYAIGVSINTDSAVVCVADLGCNVLEQVTLRTPPLSRNSTLDSLEKTIERMLQRNGIEAQRVVGMGFAIAGFFLENRQINAPEPLRDWSLMDLQPVLEERFGMPVWLENNATTAAIGESLVGVGAWASNFIYLSFNFGFGAGVVINGKPYFGSHGNAGEITLYNDEESINRPALRYLLEDLHQSGMQVDSIEDLRLRFDPGWPGVNTWLTRVKPTLDRLINALAGLFDPQAVVFGGQLPPELGKRLIAATTFWGTHRYNSPPPRPQLLLSETNGDAAALGAALVPLKERFFV; this is encoded by the coding sequence ATGCCTCTCGACCTCGACACGCCACTTCATTCGCATCAACCGTTGAGCCTCAATGAACGCAAGTTGCTGGACATCCTTCGTCGTCGAGGCGCGATCACCCGTGCCACGGTTTCAACCGAGATGGACCTGGCTCAGCAGTCGGTGCACCGGCTCATCGAAGAACTGATCAGCCGTGGCCTGCTGCGCAGTGGCGAGCGCGTCAAAAACGGTCGCGGCCAACCCAGCCCGCGCATCGAACTGGTCAACGAAGCGGTGTATGCCATTGGTGTATCGATCAACACCGACTCGGCAGTAGTCTGCGTCGCCGATCTGGGCTGCAATGTGCTGGAACAAGTCACCCTGCGCACGCCGCCGTTAAGCCGCAACAGCACCCTGGATTCGCTGGAAAAGACCATCGAGCGCATGCTTCAGCGCAACGGTATCGAAGCGCAACGCGTCGTCGGCATGGGCTTCGCGATTGCCGGCTTTTTTCTTGAAAACCGCCAGATCAATGCGCCTGAACCGCTGCGCGACTGGTCATTGATGGACCTGCAACCGGTGCTGGAAGAACGTTTCGGCATGCCGGTCTGGCTGGAAAACAACGCCACCACCGCGGCCATCGGCGAAAGCCTGGTGGGCGTGGGTGCCTGGGCCAGCAACTTCATCTACCTGTCGTTCAACTTCGGTTTCGGCGCCGGCGTCGTCATCAACGGCAAACCGTATTTCGGCAGCCACGGCAACGCAGGCGAGATCACCCTCTACAACGACGAAGAATCGATAAACCGCCCGGCTTTGCGTTACTTGCTCGAAGACCTGCATCAGAGCGGCATGCAGGTCGACTCGATCGAAGACCTGCGCCTGCGCTTCGACCCCGGCTGGCCCGGTGTGAATACCTGGCTGACACGCGTCAAGCCCACACTGGATCGCCTGATCAACGCACTGGCCGGGTTGTTCGATCCGCAGGCCGTGGTGTTTGGCGGGCAATTGCCGCCTGAATTGGGAAAACGCCTGATCGCCGCGACGACCTTCTGGGGCACCCATCGCTACAACTCTCCACCGCCTCGGCCGCAGTTATTGCTGAGCGAGACGAATGGGGATGCGGCGGCGCTGGGGGCGGCGCTGGTGCCGTTAAAGGAGCGGTTTTTTGTTTGA
- a CDS encoding extracellular solute-binding protein has translation MPSIRKMLSALALLPLATHAFAAPAEFWYSHSGAAGSAIADLCRSFNAQRDESDRLHCVSQGSYEQTLQKTVAAYRAGIGPALVEIYDVATPDMLLGGATRPVEAIMADHHRAYPDDTFLPALRRYYADDHGTLAAQPFAASTAVLYTHRNALAAAGISAPPATWEAFADALRALKKSGQKCPVVSAFAPWIWLEQASAAQGTDVAIRSAGSDRYQFDKGAHLRLMKDLAQWTREGLVVHEDSTRSGQQALAFASDDCAMLIDSTGAWNVVHSTLRSDIQVTALPIYAGTQRSANVPGGSSLWVMRGHSVRDYRLVSEFLAFVLQPDNQLMFSARTGYLPVTQAGAARLQSAASEPSAITVGLTVLNDIDGQPSAPLRCGFITLMRLIWSQEMENALAGRQSIDLALRQTTLRANELLGLFQQMHQAQASNESNEATP, from the coding sequence ATGCCTTCCATCCGTAAGATGCTTTCCGCGCTGGCCCTGCTGCCGCTCGCGACACACGCCTTCGCTGCACCGGCCGAGTTCTGGTACAGCCACAGTGGCGCGGCCGGGAGCGCCATCGCGGATCTGTGCAGAAGCTTCAATGCACAACGTGATGAAAGTGATCGCCTGCACTGTGTTTCCCAGGGCAGCTATGAGCAGACGCTGCAGAAAACCGTTGCTGCTTACCGGGCGGGCATAGGCCCGGCACTGGTGGAGATTTACGACGTCGCCACGCCTGACATGCTCTTGGGCGGTGCCACCCGACCTGTCGAGGCGATCATGGCCGATCATCACAGGGCCTATCCCGACGACACCTTTCTGCCAGCCTTGCGGCGCTACTACGCCGACGATCACGGCACGCTCGCGGCGCAGCCTTTTGCGGCGTCCACAGCCGTGCTCTACACGCACAGAAATGCGTTGGCTGCTGCCGGGATCAGTGCGCCACCCGCCACGTGGGAAGCGTTTGCGGATGCCTTGCGAGCCCTGAAGAAAAGCGGCCAGAAATGCCCGGTCGTCAGCGCGTTTGCACCCTGGATCTGGCTGGAGCAGGCCAGCGCAGCGCAAGGCACTGACGTTGCGATTCGCTCCGCAGGCAGTGACCGCTACCAGTTCGACAAAGGCGCCCATCTACGCCTTATGAAAGACCTCGCGCAATGGACTCGTGAAGGTCTGGTGGTCCATGAGGACTCAACCCGCAGCGGCCAGCAGGCACTGGCGTTTGCCTCCGACGACTGCGCCATGCTGATCGACTCCACCGGGGCGTGGAATGTTGTGCACAGCACGCTCAGATCCGATATCCAGGTCACGGCACTGCCAATTTACGCGGGTACCCAGCGAAGCGCCAACGTCCCCGGAGGTTCCTCGCTGTGGGTGATGCGCGGGCATTCCGTGAGGGATTATCGGCTGGTCTCGGAATTCCTGGCGTTCGTGCTGCAACCGGACAACCAGTTGATGTTCAGCGCACGGACAGGCTATCTGCCCGTCACTCAGGCTGGCGCTGCACGTTTGCAATCTGCTGCCAGCGAGCCATCGGCGATCACGGTCGGACTGACAGTGCTCAACGATATCGACGGTCAGCCCTCCGCGCCTTTGCGCTGCGGTTTTATCACGCTGATGCGTCTGATCTGGTCACAGGAAATGGAGAATGCGCTCGCGGGTCGCCAGAGCATCGATCTGGCCCTGCGCCAGACGACGCTGCGCGCCAACGAGCTGTTGGGTCTGTTTCAGCAGATGCACCAGGCCCAGGCCAGCAATGAGTCAAACGAGGCAACGCCATGA
- a CDS encoding carbohydrate ABC transporter permease, with protein sequence MKPRAHFPQPRLALLFALPQLLALGLFFYWPAVQAIWWSFHLVPPFGGNEIFVGLSNYWRVLKDPGVLASLGSTLVFSLSSVVLSIVIALVLALCLELKLRGNAVFRNLLIWPYAVSGATIGIVFHVLANPVMGIFAWLNAIAPGTWAPYSSPIQSMLLLIVAYAWCLVPFNFVMLVASLKSVPDDYLAAAALDGAGPLRRMLDIQLPLIAPYLLFVFVIDLLESLSNSFGLVDTLTQGGPGDTTNVLAYKIYTDGFMGLDLAGSSTLSVLMLLAVVALSVAQFKLLSRFQRRGVKA encoded by the coding sequence ATGAAACCGCGTGCACATTTCCCTCAGCCACGTCTGGCGCTGCTGTTCGCCCTGCCGCAACTGCTGGCGCTCGGCCTGTTCTTCTATTGGCCTGCGGTCCAGGCCATCTGGTGGTCGTTTCATCTGGTGCCGCCCTTCGGCGGTAATGAAATCTTCGTTGGCCTGAGCAACTATTGGCGTGTACTGAAAGACCCCGGCGTGCTGGCGTCGCTGGGCTCGACGCTGGTGTTCAGCTTATCGAGCGTCGTGCTTTCGATCGTCATCGCGCTGGTGCTCGCACTGTGCCTGGAACTGAAACTGCGCGGCAACGCCGTGTTTCGCAACCTGCTGATCTGGCCCTACGCGGTATCGGGCGCAACCATCGGTATCGTCTTTCATGTGCTGGCCAATCCGGTGATGGGCATCTTCGCCTGGCTCAACGCGATTGCACCCGGCACCTGGGCGCCCTACTCCAGCCCGATACAGAGCATGCTGTTGCTGATCGTGGCGTATGCCTGGTGCCTGGTGCCGTTCAACTTCGTGATGCTGGTCGCCAGCCTGAAATCGGTGCCCGACGACTACCTCGCCGCTGCTGCACTGGATGGAGCCGGTCCCTTGCGGCGCATGCTCGACATACAACTGCCCCTGATCGCGCCCTATCTGCTGTTCGTGTTTGTCATCGACCTGCTGGAAAGCCTGTCGAACAGTTTCGGACTGGTCGACACCCTCACCCAAGGCGGACCTGGCGACACCACCAATGTGCTGGCCTACAAGATTTACACCGACGGTTTCATGGGCCTGGATCTGGCCGGCTCATCGACCCTGTCAGTGCTCATGCTGCTGGCGGTGGTGGCGCTGAGCGTCGCTCAATTCAAACTCCTGTCGCGCTTCCAGCGCCGCGGGGTGAAAGCATGA
- a CDS encoding ABC transporter permease subunit, whose protein sequence is MIEHNRLFNAGAYLLLILGLVFALGPLYMAVCSATVSNPQLFAHGLAVIPGDQLLENLQQVTRRLDLLRLLGNSLLVATLVVIGKLTLSALTAFAVVYFRSRYSSVIFFAVLGALLLPLEVRIIPTYSVASDLLAPVRSLLHWLGIQWLPLPTINLLDSYPGLALPLIASATGTFLFRQFYQTLPAELVEAARMDGAGPWRFFIDILLPLSKTNFAALGTLVFIGAWKDYLWPLVATNREDMRTLVLGVASFLPTDATQVPEWNLLMAAAVVSMLPPILVIALMQRWFVKGLIGVGK, encoded by the coding sequence ATGATCGAGCATAACCGGCTGTTCAACGCAGGCGCTTACCTGTTGCTGATCCTGGGGCTGGTGTTCGCGCTGGGCCCGCTGTACATGGCGGTCTGCTCGGCGACCGTCAGCAATCCACAACTGTTCGCACACGGCCTTGCAGTGATACCCGGCGACCAACTGCTTGAGAATCTGCAGCAGGTCACCCGGCGTCTCGATCTGCTGCGCCTGCTGGGCAACAGCCTGCTGGTCGCCACGCTGGTGGTGATCGGCAAGCTGACGCTCTCGGCGCTGACGGCCTTTGCCGTGGTGTACTTTCGCAGCCGCTACAGTTCGGTGATTTTCTTCGCTGTGCTGGGGGCGCTGCTGCTGCCGCTGGAAGTAAGGATCATCCCCACGTATTCGGTGGCCAGCGATCTGCTCGCCCCCGTACGCAGCCTGTTGCACTGGCTGGGCATTCAATGGCTGCCGCTGCCGACCATCAATTTGCTGGACAGTTACCCCGGCCTCGCCCTGCCGCTGATTGCTTCGGCCACCGGCACCTTCCTGTTCCGGCAGTTCTACCAGACGCTGCCCGCTGAACTGGTCGAGGCCGCACGCATGGACGGTGCCGGGCCCTGGCGGTTCTTCATCGACATCCTGCTACCACTGTCGAAGACCAACTTTGCAGCGCTCGGCACGCTGGTGTTCATCGGCGCCTGGAAGGACTACCTGTGGCCGCTGGTCGCAACCAATCGCGAGGACATGCGCACGCTGGTGCTGGGCGTGGCCAGTTTTCTGCCAACCGATGCAACCCAGGTCCCCGAGTGGAACCTGCTGATGGCCGCTGCTGTGGTCAGCATGCTGCCGCCCATCCTCGTCATTGCGCTCATGCAGCGATGGTTTGTCAAAGGCCTGATTGGAGTCGGTAAATGA